One window of Salegentibacter sp. Hel_I_6 genomic DNA carries:
- a CDS encoding DUF481 domain-containing protein: protein MFKKVIFLFLLISIPAQAQLVNIETKRLQTDSLRFVLNADFAFNHSNNDGLSVNQLNGTLTTQLKSKDFKKTYLFLGNYRLIDSDGGNLQNSWFLHTRFNYKFNSLLRFEAFLQGQYNQLLVVEQRNLIGAGLRMKWMNRENFSGYLGNSYLYEVEYSDRAGTTDYNHRNSTYLSVSYLSKSKNFSITNTVYYQPLYRNLEDYRILEQFRLDIPLAAWFKVFMIYDYYFDSKTPLNTREYTSQLQIGLGFSF from the coding sequence ATGTTTAAAAAAGTTATTTTCTTATTCTTATTAATATCTATTCCAGCCCAGGCCCAGTTGGTAAATATTGAGACTAAACGCCTTCAAACCGATTCTTTAAGATTTGTATTAAATGCCGATTTTGCTTTTAATCACTCCAACAACGATGGCCTTAGCGTAAACCAATTAAACGGAACTTTAACTACCCAGTTAAAATCTAAAGATTTTAAGAAGACCTATCTATTTTTAGGAAATTATAGATTAATAGATTCTGATGGTGGTAACCTGCAGAATTCCTGGTTTTTGCACACACGCTTTAATTATAAATTCAACTCATTACTACGATTCGAAGCATTTTTACAGGGCCAATACAACCAACTTCTGGTGGTTGAGCAGAGAAATCTTATTGGCGCAGGCCTAAGAATGAAATGGATGAATCGCGAAAATTTTTCAGGATATCTTGGCAATAGCTATTTGTATGAAGTAGAATACAGTGATAGAGCCGGCACTACAGATTACAACCATAGAAACAGCACCTATCTTTCCGTTTCCTATTTATCAAAATCAAAGAATTTTTCTATCACGAATACTGTTTATTACCAGCCCCTATACAGAAACCTTGAAGATTACAGAATATTAGAACAATTTCGGTTGGATATTCCGCTGGCAGCCTGGTTTAAAGTTTTTATGATCTATGATTATTATTTTGACAGCAAAACACCATTAAACACCAGAGAGTACACCTCGCAGTTACAAATTGGGCTTGGGTTTAGTTTTTAG
- a CDS encoding PAS domain-containing sensor histidine kinase — protein sequence MAVEFFKENEQIFDTLFEAASEGVIVVDSKQIIVTANKAGLDMFGYSKEELLGEHLNILIPVQYKANHHEHFDKFMEHSEKRQMGHGRDLFGVKKDGTQFPVEAGLNPFKVDGECFVMSLIVDITIRKENQQRIRELNAELEGKIKVRTQELRNTVDVLEKEITKRKEAEKRIKLALKQEKELNELKTKFLSLVSHEFKTPLSGILTSATLAEKYTKTEQQEKRTKHLTTIKNKVHYLNNILNDFLSLERLESGNVNYKYTAFSLNKLVNEVIYNANVTLKYGQDIEYDNEMKDVTLYQDEKILELILSNLIGNSIKYSPEDSTIYFRIFPKDKQIIFEVEDEGMGIPQKDQKHIFERYFRAENALLNQGTGIGLNIVKVHVENMGGRIKFESIENKGTKFTVVLPNQNR from the coding sequence GTGGCTGTAGAATTTTTTAAGGAGAATGAGCAAATATTCGACACTTTATTCGAAGCGGCTTCAGAAGGAGTTATCGTAGTAGACAGTAAACAAATAATCGTTACCGCCAATAAGGCAGGATTAGATATGTTTGGTTACAGCAAAGAAGAGCTTTTGGGGGAACACCTCAATATTCTTATACCCGTGCAATATAAAGCCAATCATCATGAACATTTTGATAAGTTTATGGAGCATAGCGAAAAGAGGCAAATGGGGCATGGGCGTGATCTTTTTGGAGTGAAAAAAGACGGAACACAATTTCCGGTTGAGGCGGGTTTAAACCCCTTTAAAGTAGATGGCGAATGCTTTGTAATGTCTTTGATCGTAGATATTACCATTAGAAAAGAAAACCAGCAGCGCATTAGAGAACTTAATGCAGAATTGGAAGGGAAGATCAAAGTTAGAACCCAGGAACTTAGGAATACGGTTGATGTCCTGGAGAAAGAAATCACCAAAAGAAAAGAAGCCGAAAAACGCATAAAATTAGCTTTAAAACAGGAAAAGGAACTCAACGAGTTAAAAACAAAATTCCTGTCTCTTGTTTCTCATGAATTTAAAACTCCATTAAGCGGAATATTGACTTCGGCTACTTTGGCTGAAAAATATACTAAAACCGAACAGCAGGAAAAAAGAACAAAACACCTAACTACCATAAAAAATAAGGTGCATTACCTGAATAATATCCTGAATGATTTTCTTTCTCTGGAGCGCCTGGAATCTGGTAACGTGAATTATAAATACACCGCTTTTAGTCTCAATAAACTGGTGAACGAGGTGATCTATAATGCTAACGTCACTCTAAAATATGGGCAGGACATAGAATATGATAATGAGATGAAAGATGTAACCTTATATCAGGATGAAAAAATTCTGGAGCTTATTCTTTCAAATTTAATTGGAAATTCAATAAAATACTCCCCTGAAGATTCCACGATATATTTTAGAATCTTTCCGAAGGATAAACAGATTATTTTTGAAGTTGAAGATGAAGGAATGGGAATTCCGCAGAAAGACCAAAAACATATTTTTGAACGATATTTTAGAGCTGAAAATGCTTTACTAAACCAGGGAACAGGTATTGGGCTCAATATTGTGAAGGTACACGTAGAAAATATGGGAGGTAGAATTAAGTTTGAAAGCATAGAAAACAAAGGCACTAAATTTACAGTAGTATTACCAAACCAAAATAGATAA
- a CDS encoding response regulator, whose product MKILLIEDDVTVRENTAELLELSNYEVVTAPDGKKGVEKAKEEIPDIIVCDIMMPELDGYDVLTRLSADSKTNGIPFIFLSAKTEHKDVRRGMDLGADDYLTKPFEEEDLLSAIESRLAKIEILRAQKQENGGEAVQNLSAFREMMRNREQVNFKAGENIYEEGKSSLHFYMVERGVVKAHKFDSRGKEMITELYKEDDFFGNLSFNKNSAYGEYATALEDSVLYVVSKDELREILKNNSNISMELLQEMGDHLMGVKEQLMEIAYASVRRKTARTILLFAHKIKKNPLHSIRISRADLAGVAGIASETLIRTLSDFKKEGLIEIEGRNVKLLDAEKLERIS is encoded by the coding sequence ATGAAAATACTTTTAATTGAAGACGATGTAACCGTTAGAGAGAATACAGCAGAATTGCTGGAACTTTCAAATTATGAAGTAGTGACTGCACCCGATGGAAAAAAGGGGGTAGAAAAAGCCAAAGAAGAAATTCCGGATATTATTGTTTGTGATATTATGATGCCAGAGCTAGACGGGTATGATGTATTAACCCGACTTTCAGCAGATTCTAAAACCAACGGCATTCCTTTTATTTTTCTTTCAGCGAAAACCGAGCATAAGGATGTAAGAAGAGGTATGGATCTTGGTGCCGACGATTATTTAACCAAACCTTTTGAAGAAGAAGATCTTTTAAGCGCTATTGAAAGTAGGTTAGCGAAAATAGAAATTTTGCGGGCGCAGAAGCAGGAAAATGGTGGGGAAGCTGTTCAAAATTTATCGGCTTTTCGGGAAATGATGAGAAATAGGGAACAGGTGAATTTTAAGGCCGGTGAGAATATTTATGAAGAAGGAAAATCTTCCCTGCATTTTTATATGGTAGAACGCGGGGTGGTAAAAGCTCATAAATTTGATAGTCGCGGTAAAGAAATGATCACCGAGTTGTACAAAGAAGATGATTTCTTCGGAAATCTTAGTTTCAATAAAAACTCCGCTTATGGGGAGTATGCTACTGCTTTAGAAGACAGTGTGCTTTACGTGGTTTCAAAAGACGAGTTACGCGAAATTTTGAAGAATAACAGCAATATTAGTATGGAATTGCTGCAGGAAATGGGCGATCATTTAATGGGCGTTAAAGAGCAACTTATGGAAATTGCGTATGCATCAGTAAGAAGAAAAACGGCACGTACCATTTTACTTTTTGCACATAAAATAAAGAAAAATCCCTTGCATAGTATTCGTATCTCCCGGGCAGATCTTGCCGGGGTAGCCGGTATTGCTTCAGAAACTTTAATAAGAACCCTTTCTGACTTTAAAAAAGAAGGGCTTATTGAGATTGAAGGCCGAAATGTAAAACTCTTGGATGCAGAAAAATTAGAGCGGATTAGTTAA